A single region of the Ornithorhynchus anatinus isolate Pmale09 chromosome 13, mOrnAna1.pri.v4, whole genome shotgun sequence genome encodes:
- the CHAC1 gene encoding glutathione-specific gamma-glutamylcyclotransferase 1, with protein MKREPPSTPPATPGPEPPSLWIFGYGSLVWRPDFAFRSRRVGFVRGYSRRFWQGDTFHRGCDKRPGRVVTLLEDREGCTWGVAYEVRGEQIGAALRYLNVREAALGGYDTKTVDFHPRDAPDRPLRALAYVATPRNPGYLGPAPAEDIAGQILASRGCSGHNLEYLLRLADFVRLCGPQARDEHLAAIVDAVGALLPRLRPPGTAPGAGLSPRTPRAGPGPRRVGRAGLGRTPARRPVPPDARAIRTGTRRLRSSSPVAGPPPRGGRDLRPAAAPEPGAVPGTCARPGRRAVATRGRGSPVPAVRGGERVGEDTGEDAGAVPGGRV; from the exons ATGAAGCGGGAGCCGCCCTCGACGCCCCCCGcgacccccggccccgagcccccCTCGCTGTGGATCTTCGGCTACGGGTCCCTGGTGTGGAGGCCCGACTTCGCCTTCCGCAGCCGCCGCGTGGGCTTCGTGCGCGGCTACAGCCGTCGCTTCTGGCAGGGCGACACCTTCCACCGAGGCTGCGACAAGAGG cccGGACGAGTGGTGACCCTCCTGGAGGACCGCGAG GGCTGCACGTGGGGCGTCGCCTACGAGGTGCGGGGCGAGCAGATCGGCGCGGCCTTGCGGTACCTGAACGTGCGGGAGGCGGCGCTGGGCGGCTACGACACCAAGACGGTGGACTTCCACCCGCGGGACGCCCCGGACCGGCCCCTGCGGGCCCTGGCCTACGTGGCCACCCCGCGGAACCCCGGCTAcctgggcccggcccccgcggagGACATCGCCGGCCAGATCCTGGCCTCCCGGGGCTGCTCGGGCCACAACCTGGAGTACCTGCTGCGGCTGGCGGACTTCGTGAGGCTGTGCGGGCCGCAGGCGCGGGACGAGCACCTGGCCGCCATCGTGGACGCGGTGGGGGCCCTGCTGCCGCGCCTCCGCCCCCCCGGGACCGCCCCCGGCGCCGGCCTGAGCCCCCGGACGCCCCGCGCGGGGCCGGGACCGCGGAGGGTGGGCCGAGCGGGACTCGGCCGGACCCCGGcgcgccgccccgtccccccggaCGCCCGTGCGATACGGACCGGCACCCGTCGCCTCCGCTCCTCctcgccc GTTGCCGGGCCGCCGCCCCGCGGGGGCCGTGACCTCCGGCCCGCTGCCGCGCCGGAGCCCGGGGCGGTTCCGGGGACCtgcgcccggcccggccggcgggcggTCGCTACCCGAGGGAGGGGGAGCCCGGTTCCGGCCGTCCGGGGGGGCGAGAGGGTCGGGGAGGACACCGGGGAGGACGCCGGGGCGGTCCCCGGAGGGCGCGTCTAG